A window from Exiguobacterium marinum DSM 16307 encodes these proteins:
- a CDS encoding DUF3427 domain-containing protein — protein MSHFKRQLESSLYTGFIDKDHHHSSPFKPELLVNERVKRQDVLTVLLDELKVCKKFQFAVAFITESGLATLKSTLYDLSQKGIRGEIITSTYQLFNQPKMFKELLKISNVDVRIADVNAFHSKGYIFQHEEYYSLIVGSSNLTAGALKTNYEWNIKLTSHENGEIVQHFFNRFETMWNESIPLTLEWIKAYENVYRPMVRDRVAEFPSIHDFNQIKRDLEIKPNAMQRSALDGIETVRQQCHQRALVVSATGTGKTYLAAFDVRRYEPKRMLFVVHREQILKKAISDFHKVIGGNIEDFGILSGTSRAIDSKYIFATIQTISKDETLYQFARETFDYILIDESHRAGANTYQKLLEYFAPKFLLGMTATPERSDGYDLFRLFDYNIAYEIRLQEALEENMLCPFHYFGVTDLEIDGEQKEIEVFQKLVSTERIDRIIEKIKYYGYSGEKLRGLMFCSSKKEAMYLSEQLNARGFRTCALTGDDTQAKRKQEVNNLEQGLLDYILTVDIFNEGIDIPSINQVVMLRQTESSIIFIQQLGRGLRKHKSKRYVTVIDFIANYKNNYLIPIALSDDRSQNKDSIRRKVIDRSYISGTSTINFEAVAKERIYESINQARLTDLKTLKEAYQNLKNRLGRQPMLTDFIENHSMDPIVIATKNGHYGAFLRVVESELPSLSKEEEQILLMVTQELLSGKRIHEIYLLKLLASDRSISKLNFINYLHDHHVRVDEATLKSVENVLLLDFFNDADRKKYGNKPYVELDRDMYRLPSHIQSMLQNEWFAKLFNDSLEASILRSKRYNQTQPLTRLEKYTRKDVCRLLNWKKEEQSTMYGYKVKHHTCPIFVTYHKSEDVEASVNYGDSFISPEVFHWYTRSRRTTKSEEVRKIIDSEKDNIDIHLFVKKDDDEGGDFYYLGEVKPDQQSIKNTTMLNKNGQELPVVTMNLMLRESVDQQIYDYLHEITH, from the coding sequence ATGAGTCATTTTAAAAGACAATTAGAAAGCTCTCTTTATACTGGGTTTATAGATAAAGATCACCATCATTCTAGTCCATTTAAACCAGAACTTTTAGTAAACGAACGAGTTAAAAGACAGGATGTATTGACCGTGTTACTCGATGAATTGAAAGTTTGTAAGAAGTTTCAATTCGCTGTTGCGTTCATTACAGAATCAGGTTTGGCAACACTCAAATCAACATTATACGACTTGAGTCAAAAAGGTATCCGAGGCGAGATCATTACTTCTACATATCAACTGTTTAATCAGCCAAAAATGTTTAAAGAACTTTTAAAAATTTCGAACGTTGACGTAAGAATTGCAGATGTGAATGCGTTTCATTCAAAAGGGTATATTTTTCAACATGAAGAGTACTATTCATTGATTGTTGGTAGTTCAAACTTAACTGCAGGAGCATTAAAAACAAACTACGAATGGAATATTAAACTTACTTCTCATGAAAACGGTGAAATTGTTCAACACTTTTTCAATCGATTTGAAACGATGTGGAATGAATCGATTCCGTTAACCTTAGAATGGATTAAGGCTTATGAAAATGTATATCGTCCAATGGTTAGAGATCGAGTTGCTGAGTTTCCAAGTATTCACGATTTTAATCAAATTAAGCGGGACCTTGAAATTAAACCGAATGCTATGCAGCGTTCTGCTTTAGACGGTATTGAAACAGTCCGACAGCAATGTCATCAACGCGCACTAGTTGTATCAGCTACGGGGACTGGGAAAACATACTTAGCTGCATTTGATGTTCGTAGGTATGAACCGAAGCGAATGTTATTTGTAGTCCATCGTGAACAAATTTTGAAAAAAGCTATAAGTGATTTTCATAAAGTGATTGGTGGAAACATTGAAGATTTCGGGATTTTGTCGGGAACTAGTCGAGCAATTGATTCTAAATATATATTTGCAACTATTCAAACCATCTCAAAAGATGAAACTTTATATCAATTTGCACGAGAGACTTTTGATTACATCTTGATTGATGAAAGTCATCGGGCCGGAGCAAATACATATCAAAAACTATTAGAATATTTCGCGCCGAAGTTCTTACTTGGAATGACTGCTACTCCTGAACGTTCAGATGGATATGATTTGTTCAGACTTTTTGATTACAATATTGCATATGAAATTCGTTTACAAGAAGCACTTGAAGAAAATATGCTATGTCCATTCCATTATTTTGGGGTAACTGATCTTGAAATTGATGGGGAACAAAAAGAAATTGAAGTGTTTCAAAAACTTGTATCAACTGAAAGAATTGATAGGATTATTGAAAAGATTAAATACTACGGTTATTCGGGGGAAAAGTTGCGAGGCCTAATGTTCTGCAGCTCTAAAAAAGAAGCAATGTATTTATCTGAGCAATTAAATGCTCGAGGTTTTAGAACATGTGCTTTAACCGGGGATGATACTCAAGCGAAGCGAAAGCAAGAAGTAAATAATTTAGAACAAGGATTACTAGACTATATTCTCACTGTGGATATATTTAACGAAGGGATCGATATACCAAGCATTAATCAAGTTGTAATGCTTCGACAAACTGAATCGAGTATTATTTTTATTCAACAATTAGGAAGGGGCTTACGAAAGCATAAATCTAAACGTTACGTAACCGTTATTGATTTTATAGCAAACTATAAAAACAATTATTTAATTCCAATTGCTCTCTCGGATGATCGTTCTCAAAATAAAGATTCTATTCGTCGTAAAGTAATCGATCGGAGCTATATCTCTGGTACATCAACTATTAATTTTGAAGCGGTTGCTAAAGAACGCATTTATGAATCAATTAACCAAGCAAGGTTAACAGATTTAAAAACTTTAAAAGAAGCATATCAGAACTTAAAAAATCGATTAGGTAGACAACCTATGTTGACTGACTTTATAGAGAACCACTCAATGGATCCAATTGTTATAGCAACTAAAAATGGACATTATGGTGCTTTTTTAAGAGTGGTTGAAAGTGAATTGCCTTCTCTTTCGAAAGAGGAAGAGCAAATTTTACTTATGGTAACGCAAGAACTTTTATCAGGTAAAAGAATACATGAGATTTATTTGTTAAAACTTTTGGCCTCTGATCGCTCTATAAGTAAACTCAATTTTATTAACTACCTACATGATCATCATGTTCGAGTAGATGAAGCAACGCTTAAATCAGTAGAGAATGTATTATTATTAGACTTTTTTAATGATGCAGATCGAAAGAAATATGGTAATAAGCCGTATGTTGAATTAGATCGTGACATGTATCGGTTACCTTCACACATACAATCTATGTTACAAAACGAATGGTTTGCTAAGTTATTTAACGACTCACTAGAAGCATCAATCCTAAGAAGTAAACGATATAATCAAACACAACCTTTAACGAGGTTGGAAAAATACACGAGAAAAGATGTATGTCGATTATTAAATTGGAAAAAAGAAGAGCAATCTACGATGTATGGCTATAAAGTTAAGCATCATACATGTCCTATATTTGTAACGTATCATAAAAGTGAAGACGTTGAAGCAAGTGTTAATTACGGTGATTCCTTTATTAGTCCAGAGGTATTTCATTGGTATACTCGGAGTCGAAGAACCACAAAATCTGAAGAAGTGCGCAAAATTATTGATTCAGAGAAAGACAACATTGATATTCACCTATTTGTAAAAAAAGATGATGATGAAGGCGGAGATTTTTATTATTTAGGTGAAGTGAAACCAGATCAACAATCTATAAAAAATACCACGATGCTAAATAAAAATGGTCAAGAACTTCCTGTAGTCACGATGAATTTAATGTTGAGAGAGAGTGTCGATCAACAGATATACGATTACTTGCACGAGATAACGCATTAA
- a CDS encoding histidine phosphatase family protein produces the protein MSTLYLIRHCSASGQEPDAPLTEAGHAQALLLHDFFRDISIDRIISSDYIRAVASVTSLADAHQLQIEREPLLRERILSHEPLEDWLTPLRQSFIDPTFKLLDAESSQEAMNRILQVVERAQSQHAATLLVTHGNLLALLLQHLDPRYDFETWRTMRNPDVYRLDFDGHNSVIEHIWPYK, from the coding sequence ATGTCCACGCTCTATTTGATACGCCACTGCTCGGCCTCCGGTCAAGAACCTGATGCACCGCTCACGGAAGCAGGTCACGCACAAGCTCTCCTGCTTCACGACTTTTTTCGTGATATCTCGATTGATCGGATCATCTCAAGCGATTACATCCGTGCGGTCGCTTCGGTCACGTCACTCGCCGATGCCCACCAACTTCAAATCGAGCGTGAACCGTTACTGAGAGAACGCATCCTGTCTCACGAACCGCTTGAAGACTGGCTGACCCCATTACGTCAATCGTTCATCGACCCGACTTTCAAACTACTTGATGCTGAATCTAGCCAAGAAGCGATGAATCGCATCCTACAAGTCGTGGAGCGTGCTCAATCTCAACATGCCGCGACACTATTGGTGACGCACGGCAATCTGCTCGCACTCCTCTTACAACATCTCGATCCACGATATGACTTTGAAACGTGGCGTACGATGCGTAATCCAGACGTCTATCGCCTCGATTTCGATGGTCATAATTCAGTTATTGAGCACATTTGGCCATACAAATAA
- a CDS encoding DegV family protein, with protein MIKLLADSTCDLSDEVLERYNIGVAPLIITMNNMSYQDRVDIQPDDFYGMLEALPEFPTTAMPSPATFLRLMEDAVAAGHEEILCICMSSGTSGSYQSAIIGKEYFEEAHPDSTVKIHVVDSRSMSHGSGWLLLKSAQMREAGATFEQLVDFNETYKTKVKHFLSVDDLDHLIKSGRISNTSAIIGKLLMVKPIMSMKDGKGAIVAKERGTRKVLKHYTDEFVKRVNPDITNFVIIGYTSDQRVAENLKAKIEAETDFTGEIYLMQMGVSVGTHVGLGAISMFFVEK; from the coding sequence ATGATTAAATTATTAGCAGATTCAACGTGTGACTTATCGGATGAAGTGCTTGAACGGTACAACATCGGGGTCGCGCCGTTGATCATTACCATGAACAATATGTCTTACCAGGACCGGGTGGATATCCAGCCGGATGATTTTTATGGAATGTTGGAAGCGCTCCCGGAATTTCCGACGACGGCAATGCCGAGCCCGGCGACGTTCTTACGATTGATGGAAGATGCGGTCGCTGCCGGTCATGAGGAGATTTTATGCATTTGTATGTCGAGTGGCACGAGCGGCTCGTATCAGTCGGCGATCATCGGAAAAGAGTACTTCGAAGAGGCGCATCCTGACTCGACTGTTAAAATTCACGTTGTCGACTCCCGTTCGATGAGTCACGGGAGCGGCTGGCTGTTGCTAAAGAGTGCGCAGATGCGTGAAGCCGGTGCGACGTTCGAACAGCTCGTTGACTTCAATGAGACGTACAAGACGAAAGTGAAGCATTTCTTATCCGTGGACGACTTGGACCATTTGATCAAGAGCGGACGAATCTCGAACACGAGTGCCATCATCGGAAAGCTACTTATGGTCAAGCCGATTATGAGCATGAAGGACGGCAAAGGTGCGATTGTTGCCAAGGAACGAGGTACCCGTAAAGTGCTGAAGCATTATACGGACGAGTTCGTGAAACGCGTGAATCCGGATATCACGAATTTTGTGATCATCGGGTATACATCCGATCAGCGAGTTGCCGAAAATTTAAAAGCGAAGATTGAAGCAGAAACAGATTTTACAGGCGAGATTTACCTCATGCAGATGGGTGTCTCGGTCGGGACACACGTTGGTTTAGGTGCGATTTCAATGTTTTTCGTAGAGAAGTAA
- a CDS encoding methylated-DNA--[protein]-cysteine S-methyltransferase has translation MGTYRLDVETPIGLIEVVGTEKVIQSILFVEREAAHLPEPNVPDVLRQCKDELDDYFRGERMTFTFPIEQVGTPFQRDVWSTLQKIPYAETASYRELAERVKRPAAVRAVGATNGRNKLSIVVPCHRVIGLNGKLTGYAGGLWRKEWLLHHEKQVAHQTQ, from the coding sequence ATGGGAACGTATAGACTAGACGTGGAGACACCAATTGGCTTGATCGAAGTCGTTGGGACAGAGAAAGTCATTCAATCAATCTTATTCGTCGAACGCGAAGCGGCGCACTTACCTGAACCGAATGTACCTGATGTGTTGCGACAGTGTAAGGATGAACTCGATGATTATTTTCGAGGGGAGAGGATGACGTTCACCTTTCCGATTGAACAAGTGGGCACGCCGTTTCAGCGGGATGTGTGGAGTACGTTACAGAAAATTCCTTATGCGGAGACGGCTTCTTACCGAGAACTCGCCGAACGAGTGAAACGACCCGCGGCTGTCCGCGCGGTCGGAGCAACGAACGGACGCAACAAGCTGAGCATCGTTGTGCCATGTCACCGTGTCATCGGATTAAACGGGAAATTGACTGGCTATGCCGGCGGATTATGGCGAAAAGAATGGCTCTTACACCACGAGAAACAAGTCGCACATCAAACCCAGTAA
- a CDS encoding DNA-3-methyladenine glycosylase family protein, with protein MTEMLIAVQQPFDFQEYLVFLSRSNQEVLHVTTDEAIQKLMRIGERLILVELQGEQGHIRVVFPVDDVSEMEMESIECEVRDWLDLDRDLTPFEAMGAEDELLAPLIEAHRGLRMIGFPDLFEALTWAIIGQQITLSFAYTIKRRFVERYGEQRVVEGRTYWTFPRAERIASLEPEALRELQFSRRKAEYIIDIAREITGGTLSKSALQSQSSTDIRQRLLSIRGVGAWTADYVLMKCFQDASAFPVADVGLHQAIQHRLGTTEKPTIEEVRRYGESWKGWEGYATFYLWRSLYGNV; from the coding sequence ATGACAGAGATGCTAATCGCTGTACAGCAGCCGTTTGATTTTCAAGAGTATCTCGTCTTTTTAAGTCGGTCAAATCAAGAGGTGCTCCATGTCACGACGGACGAGGCGATTCAAAAGTTGATGCGAATCGGGGAACGCCTTATCCTCGTCGAACTTCAAGGAGAGCAGGGTCACATTCGTGTGGTGTTCCCAGTCGATGACGTTTCAGAGATGGAGATGGAAAGCATTGAATGTGAGGTGCGTGACTGGTTAGACCTCGATCGTGACCTAACACCGTTTGAGGCGATGGGGGCAGAGGATGAATTACTGGCTCCTTTGATTGAAGCGCATCGCGGGTTACGGATGATCGGCTTTCCAGATTTGTTCGAGGCACTCACGTGGGCCATCATCGGGCAACAAATCACGTTATCCTTCGCCTATACAATCAAACGTCGGTTCGTCGAACGATATGGAGAACAGCGAGTCGTCGAGGGAAGAACGTATTGGACGTTCCCACGGGCAGAACGAATCGCCTCGCTCGAACCGGAAGCGTTACGTGAGCTTCAGTTCAGTCGAAGGAAAGCGGAGTATATCATTGATATTGCACGGGAAATAACAGGTGGGACGTTATCAAAATCGGCTCTACAGTCGCAGTCTTCAACTGATATCCGTCAACGATTGCTGTCCATTCGAGGTGTCGGGGCCTGGACGGCGGACTATGTGTTGATGAAGTGTTTTCAAGACGCCTCAGCCTTCCCGGTGGCAGATGTCGGATTGCATCAAGCGATTCAGCATCGTTTAGGGACGACTGAAAAGCCGACGATTGAAGAAGTGAGACGTTACGGTGAGTCCTGGAAGGGTTGGGAAGGATACGCGACATTTTATCTGTGGAGGTCATTATATGGGAACGTATAG
- a CDS encoding bifunctional transcriptional activator/DNA repair enzyme AdaA, protein MLTFEEKWAKVLACDATYDGLFYTAVKTTGIYCRPSCRSRKPKKENVDFYMTRQEVEANGFRPCKRCQPEVEHAPHRALVQQVTVYLMEHYKQPIRLEQIAEHVQLSPFHLERTFTQTTGETPRQLLERLRIDKAAYLLRTTAMSNLTVCYEVGFQTPSNFYRVFRQVKGCTPNTYRKGEDV, encoded by the coding sequence ATGCTGACATTTGAAGAAAAATGGGCGAAAGTGCTCGCTTGTGATGCGACGTATGACGGGTTATTCTATACGGCCGTCAAGACGACAGGAATCTATTGCCGACCATCATGCCGTTCCCGCAAACCGAAAAAAGAGAATGTCGATTTTTATATGACGAGACAAGAGGTGGAAGCGAACGGATTCCGACCGTGCAAGCGATGCCAGCCGGAAGTCGAGCATGCCCCACACCGAGCGCTCGTACAACAGGTGACAGTGTATCTGATGGAACATTATAAACAGCCGATTCGCCTCGAACAAATTGCCGAGCATGTCCAGCTGAGTCCGTTCCATTTGGAGCGAACGTTCACCCAAACGACAGGAGAGACGCCAAGGCAACTATTGGAGCGACTTCGTATCGACAAGGCAGCTTATTTATTACGAACGACCGCGATGAGCAATCTGACAGTCTGCTATGAGGTCGGGTTTCAAACACCGTCGAACTTTTACCGCGTGTTCCGTCAAGTGAAAGGTTGTACACCAAATACGTATCGAAAAGGAGAGGACGTATGA
- the mprF gene encoding bifunctional lysylphosphatidylglycerol flippase/synthetase MprF — translation MRTRFSWKQLKWLIPIALIGLILIQSGQELKDLSLATAFTTLKQLTGWEQFTLILLGGFAVLTMTGYDYFLLRSLHIELPKRKIVQTAWITNSMNGMLGFGGVIGIALRTSLYRPYTDTKRLLRAIGWMTPTLISGLSILSIGVLLGIFPAGGLVGTKPWIWPVLLAVSAMLPFYLFVTSRRSNVGWSTLLGYTMTSLAEWVTAGFVAIYALTLLDGSASFVQFFGVFIVATVVGVVSLVPGGAGTFDLLYLVGMTQLGIHQDIVLSSLIIYRFVYFVVPFLIGLFLAAIAFGDQVVKQIEYRPIIGSSYEIGTVVWRVVSRTLAKIGRLTGSLIALMSSLLIWFQTLLPSVTPLYEVNRWFEWVGTLFLLSAGLLMFLSVYGMYVRTKRTLWLLNTAFILATIGVIARGLNLFETFVVIGFATFVWLTRKRHVRYRSILTTGRLIRSLIYVLLYVGTHALLLQSFAGTDDLFFTSHQAGWLTTFVLLLTSIVASALLLLFDRWKRPALGEAYDEHRIRQFQATQHTSSGFDLAHMADKRFYMNEAGNACLLFATARNHAIVLGDIQGEKQATTSLLTRFIEDADRIGYIPLFYQITPNWMPRLHDAGFTFFKLGEEATIDVSAFSLSGKKRANMRSLYNQFEKKGITFDIVCEPSLLLLQELKDISDEWIGNRNEKGFSLGFFDYETLTRYPIALLRDADGVVVAFISLLRGDGAISIDLMRSKNEAPSGAIEVLILHIIEWAREEGYNHVGLGVAPLAAVGGQTFSHWPERVAADIFENISYIYPFSGLRQFKQKFKPSWEGRYLAFRQRRKLLPSILRTARLISRKR, via the coding sequence ATGCGCACTCGTTTTTCATGGAAACAATTAAAATGGCTCATCCCTATAGCATTAATCGGTTTGATCTTGATTCAGAGCGGACAAGAGTTGAAAGACCTCTCGCTCGCGACCGCCTTCACGACACTGAAACAACTGACCGGTTGGGAACAGTTCACACTCATCCTACTCGGTGGATTCGCTGTCTTGACCATGACGGGCTATGACTATTTCTTGCTACGCTCTTTACATATCGAGCTACCGAAACGAAAAATCGTTCAAACGGCATGGATCACGAACTCGATGAACGGGATGCTCGGCTTCGGCGGCGTGATCGGGATCGCGCTTCGTACCTCGCTCTATCGTCCCTATACGGACACGAAACGCTTGCTCCGTGCCATCGGGTGGATGACTCCGACACTTATCAGCGGTCTGTCCATTCTTTCCATCGGTGTGCTCCTCGGTATCTTCCCGGCCGGTGGGCTAGTCGGTACGAAACCGTGGATTTGGCCAGTGTTACTCGCCGTGAGTGCGATGCTCCCGTTTTATTTGTTCGTCACATCACGCCGATCAAACGTCGGGTGGTCCACTCTGCTCGGGTATACGATGACCTCGCTCGCAGAATGGGTCACCGCTGGATTCGTCGCCATCTATGCTTTGACATTACTAGACGGTTCGGCCTCGTTCGTGCAATTTTTCGGAGTATTCATCGTCGCGACGGTCGTCGGTGTCGTCTCTCTCGTACCTGGGGGTGCCGGAACGTTTGACTTACTGTATCTCGTTGGGATGACTCAACTTGGGATTCATCAAGACATCGTTTTGTCTTCACTAATCATCTACCGATTCGTTTATTTTGTCGTCCCATTTTTAATTGGCCTCTTTCTCGCGGCTATCGCGTTTGGGGACCAGGTCGTCAAACAAATCGAGTATCGGCCAATCATCGGGTCCTCGTATGAGATTGGGACCGTCGTCTGGCGCGTCGTTTCGCGGACGCTTGCGAAGATTGGACGATTGACCGGAAGTCTCATCGCACTCATGAGCAGTCTGTTGATTTGGTTCCAGACGCTTCTCCCGAGCGTGACGCCGCTCTATGAAGTGAATCGCTGGTTTGAATGGGTCGGTACCCTTTTCTTATTGAGTGCCGGACTTCTCATGTTTTTGTCCGTCTATGGCATGTATGTGCGGACAAAACGAACACTCTGGTTACTCAACACTGCCTTCATCTTGGCGACCATCGGGGTCATCGCTCGTGGTTTAAACCTGTTTGAGACCTTCGTCGTCATCGGGTTTGCGACGTTCGTCTGGTTGACACGTAAACGACACGTCCGATACCGCTCGATTTTAACGACAGGACGTCTCATTCGAAGCTTGATCTACGTCCTGCTCTATGTCGGCACCCACGCCCTCTTGTTACAGTCATTCGCGGGTACGGATGACTTATTCTTCACATCGCATCAAGCCGGTTGGTTGACGACGTTCGTCTTGTTATTGACTTCGATCGTAGCAAGTGCGCTTCTGCTCTTATTCGACCGTTGGAAACGCCCGGCGCTTGGAGAGGCATACGATGAACATCGAATCAGACAGTTTCAAGCAACACAGCACACATCGAGTGGCTTCGACTTGGCCCATATGGCAGATAAGCGCTTTTACATGAACGAGGCAGGAAATGCGTGTCTCTTATTTGCGACAGCACGGAATCATGCCATCGTTCTTGGTGACATTCAAGGCGAGAAGCAGGCTACAACTTCTCTTTTGACACGATTCATTGAAGATGCAGATCGAATCGGGTATATTCCTTTATTTTATCAAATTACACCGAATTGGATGCCTCGCCTTCATGATGCCGGCTTCACGTTCTTCAAATTAGGGGAAGAGGCGACGATTGACGTCTCGGCCTTCTCCTTATCCGGGAAGAAGCGTGCAAATATGCGCTCTCTCTACAATCAGTTTGAGAAGAAGGGCATCACGTTCGACATCGTCTGTGAACCGAGCCTCCTTCTGTTACAAGAGTTAAAAGACATCTCAGATGAGTGGATTGGCAATCGAAATGAGAAAGGCTTCTCCCTCGGTTTCTTCGACTATGAAACGTTGACCCGTTATCCGATTGCCTTATTACGAGATGCGGACGGTGTCGTCGTAGCTTTCATTTCGTTACTCCGAGGAGACGGAGCCATCTCAATCGATTTGATGCGTTCGAAAAATGAGGCGCCATCTGGAGCAATCGAAGTATTGATTCTTCACATCATCGAATGGGCTCGCGAAGAAGGATATAATCATGTCGGACTCGGCGTGGCACCACTTGCGGCCGTCGGGGGGCAGACGTTCTCCCATTGGCCAGAGCGCGTCGCCGCCGATATTTTTGAAAATATCAGCTACATCTATCCGTTCAGTGGCTTGCGACAGTTCAAACAGAAGTTCAAACCGTCGTGGGAAGGTCGCTATCTCGCGTTTCGTCAACGCCGGAAGTTGTTACCCTCGATTTTACGGACAGCGCGATTGATTAGTCGCAAACGTTAA